From the genome of Mytilus edulis unplaced genomic scaffold, xbMytEdul2.2 SCAFFOLD_1869, whole genome shotgun sequence:
ttatggcttaaaacttcaaaggcttcttagttatattaatcttaatatatctgtatactttttggtgatgattcaaaatgtcatttttgagttattgagtattttgtaaaaaaaaaaaaaaaaggggggtttacatgtcgcaccatatctcaaaaacgatttatgattattgcttaaaactttacacacttctttgttatattaatctaaagatctgtatactttttggtgatgattcatttttatattttcgagttattgagattttgtaaaaaaagaggtttttttcacatgttgcgctgtatctctattgcttaaaacttaacaggctaatgttgcgtcgggtttccaaatacatcttgtacaatcttcctattgagcgggaataaggaatgagtcaggatatactaagcatgaaatcctgtacaaccctgtgttattcaaaaaagatttatgttttttcacaagacgacgggcgtatcatgcgctcatggcgcagctgtttatttaaatattgatccagtcgaaatgctatctaaaacacttaccactcattcaaaaaagaagggtctgacttgtttttatcatactgcttttattacattatagatgtctgtttccgttgattccgttaaataccaattcctcagagcaattggtactttgcggaacggaacggaacggaaaaataaatttaaaagtttaaatcagattcaacttgatcactgtctctaatcatcgtcggaacgggctgttgaaggcctcttttttaaaatatgattaccgatggaaggagaaagactttttgtgtaacctgcctttgtgttaaattttgtattattgatcaagtcgaaaatgctatctaaaacacataccactcatgcaaaaagaggtgtcagacatttttttttatcatactgctttaattacattaaagatgtctgtttccgttttttccgttaaataccaattcctcagagcaattggtactttgcggaacggaacggaacggaaaaataaattaaaaagtttaaatcagattcaacttgatcactgtctctaatcatcgtcggaacgggctgttgaaggcctcttttttaaaatataattaccgatggaaggagaaagactttttgtgtaacctgcctctgtgttaaattttttattattgatcaagtcgaaaatgctatctaaaacacataccactcatgcaaaaagagtgtcagacaatttttgttatcatactgctttaattacattaaagatgtctgtttccgttttttccgttaaataccaattcctcagagcaattggtactttgcggaacggaacggaacggaaaaataaattaaaaagtttaaatcagattcaacttgatcactgtctctaatcatcgtcggaacgggctgttgaaggcctcttttttaaaatataattaccgatggaaggagaaagactttttgtgtaacctgcctttgtgttaatttttttattattgatcaagtcgaaaatgctatctaaaacacataccactcatgcaaaaagaggtgtcagacatttttttttatcatactgctttaattacattaaagatgtctgtttccgttttttccgttaaataccaattcctcagagcaattggtactttgcggaacggaacggaacggaaaaataaattaaaaagtttaaatcagattcaacttgatcactgtctctaatcatcgtcggaacgggctgttgaaggcctcttttttaaaatatgattaccgatggaaggagaaagactttttgtgtaacctgcctttgtgttaaattttgtattattgatcaagtcgaaaatgctatctaaaacacataccactcatgcaaaaagaggtgtcagacatttttttttatcatactgctttaatttcattaaagatgtctgtttccgttttttccgttaaataccaattcctcagagcaattggtactttgcggaacggaacggaacggaacggaaaaataaattaaaaagtttaaatcagattcaacttgatcactgtctctaatcatcgtcggaacgggctgttgaaggcctcttttttaaaatataattaccgatggaaggagaaagactttttgtgtaacctgcctctgtgttaaattttttattattgatcaagtcgaaaatgctatctaaaacacataccactcatgcaaaaagagtgtcagacaatttttgttatcatactgctttaattacattaaagatgtctgtttccgttttttccgttaaataccaattcctcagagcaattggtactttgcggaacggaacggaacggaaaaataaatttaaaagtttaaatcagattcaacttgatcactgtcaggctctaatcatcgtcggaacgggctgttgaatgcctcttttttaaaatataattaccgatggaaggagaaagactttttgtgtaacctgcctttgtgttaatttttttattattgatcaagtcgaaaatgctatctaaaacacataccactcatgcaaaaagaggtgtcagacattttttttttatcatactgctttaattacattaaagatgtctgtttccgttttttccgttaaataccaattcctcagagcaattggtactttgcggaacggaacggaacggaaaaataaattaaaaagtttaaatcagattcaacttgatcactgtctctaatcatcgtcggaacgggctgttgaaggcctcttttttaaaatatgattaccgatggaaggagaaagactttttgtgtaacctgcctttgtgttaaattttgtattattgatcaagtcgaaaatgctatctaaaacacataccactcatgcaaaaagaggtgtcagacaatttttgttatcatactgctttaattacattaaagatgtctgtttccgttttttccgttaaataccaattcctcagagcaattggtactttgcggaacggaacggaacggaaaaataaattaaaagatttaataaagattcaacttgatcactgtctctaatcatcgtcggaacgggctgttgagggcctcttttttaaaatataattaccgatggaaggcgaaagactttttgtgtaacctgcctttgtgttaaattttttattattgatcaagtcgaaaatgctatctaaaacacataccactcatgcaaaaagagctgtcagacaatttttgttatcatacagctttaattacattaaagatgtctgtttccgttttttccgttaaataccaattcctcagagcaattggtactttgcggaacggaacggaacggaaaaataaattaataagtttaaatcagattcaacttgatcactgtctctaatcaaggacgacgtgaggtcagtctagatatcataatgcatgacttgcaaatgcgttaatttcatgataatttatcaggacaatccgacatattcatctacagagtatttcccgatgttatacattattacacatttcacctgtgaagatgagatttagtatacatttgtgttatttgtatatggaaaaccgtaaaacacagaaattttaaagtttgttttgttttaaagatttttcgaaattttgataaatgccccctttggataccttaaatgaaattcttttccgttccgttccgttccgttccgttccgtaaagtaccaatagccttTTTACAAACGGTCAGAGTTTCATTTCCatcaaatatatgttttcttttaattaatttcaatttgACTGTTtttgaatatagttatcaaatgtaaaaATGACGCGTATCTGGATTTATTCATACTATATTACACCTATTCTTCGTTAAAGTGCACATTTGCATTTTTAATGGTCGCCGACAGTTGTCagtaaaaatatggaaatagttgaTAAAACATCATTGTTTTTAGTACAACAATGTATAAGTACACAATATCTAATATTTGGGCGAGATGATTAAGTCAAAcatctgtaaattaaaaaaatatattgatgaatATGCTATACTTAATGAAAATCTCCATGTCGCCCTTAAAGGTAAGACTTTTATACTCCGCGATATTGTCACAATAATGGAACAGTATGAGCTTTATCATATTGAAATATGTAATTATACCAAAAATAAGAGTTTCCATAAAGTTTTAATTAAGTATCAACATAATTATAAGCGTAATTGAACTTTAAAGCTTGTAGCCTGATTTTGGTAATCTACGTTACTCAAGCACCTCGCTCGTAATTTTTATGAGAAGATATGatcataaattaataaaatacttaaaaacaatattgcaaacaatcatatatttaaaaaaaaaacacctaacTTTAATTCAGtttctatatatatttcatttcgtTTGAAATTGGGGTTTTCCCGTTAGGTATTTGTAGTTATTATATATAGATGGGAACTAGTGGAACTAGTTTTAGAACTAGTTCTGCAggagtatgtactatttataaagtCTGATGTTACGTGTACAAGGCACGAGAaaagttttggcggtttctaCGGGTggggtactatataaagtttggcatttaaatgtattagtatcgaaggtgctcgcagttaggTCGTATAGTACGAAGTTAGTCACATTAATTTACGTTTATGATGTCCGATACTGGTTCCGACCATGATGATTTGAGACCGTCCAAAAGTAAAGAGAGTACATCAAATACCGAGTTGTCTACTGATGGTGCCGTATCTTTGTTTTCAACAGTTTTAACGAACGCTCTAGAACAGCAGAAAGTTAATTTAATCAAACATTTCGAAAACCAATTTATACAACCAGTGAAGTCAACCGGTGTTTCGACTCCAGATTTCGTTTTCAAGAGAGAGGGACATCGCATTCAGTACTTATTTAATACAGAAAGGTCCGACACGATTTCAAGAATAGAGAAACTGATAAGGTCCAAATCGTACGTTCAGGCGTTGGAGGTGTTAGCAGAAGAGAAAGAAACCTTGCGGAAGAggaacaaaattgtgaaaatcgCCGACAAACATGGATGGGACACCGTTAATGAATATCTTGATAGTCCTTTGGCTGACGATAAGGATGATGCAGCCAATCTGCGTTCCGCTATTGCCAGTGCTTCTAGAAAAAGGAAAAGTTCAAAACCGTATGATCGGCCCAGCAATAAGCCTACAGAAAGTGGAAATAAATTCAACGCAAAGAATTTTTTTCGTGGGATTAGTCAAAACAGTGGATTCGGAGAAAATGCAGGTCAGTCGCAGAACAGATCCGGGAAATGCTTCTATTGCAATCAACAAGGACATTTCGCCAGATACTGTCCATTCAAGGCAAGTCCGTCAGCAACAGTCAGCACGGCCCCAAAGGAACAAGAAAAGTTACAGTAAAGAACCGACGTTAGATGAAGATACTACGAATGGAGACTCAATGGAAACAGTTCGAAGAATTAGCCAATGATTCTAGATTTGCCAAAATTGTCAGTGCATTGCCATCAATTGTGGAAGCGTCTAGCTCAAAATCTACTgttaaaaagtataaattttattttggaaaatttcGTATTTGGTGTTCCGATTGCCAACTTGAATTTTCTCCGGCTAATTCAACTACAGTGTGTTTATATATCGGTTCACTGATACAGCAAGGTGTTGGCGTGTCAGTTTTAGAATCTAACTTTTATTCAATTAAATGGTATCATGACATTAACTTTAAATACAATCCTTGTTCTGATAAGTTGTTATCTAATATTTTGGAAGGCGGTCGTAGAATTTTGAGTAAACCCATCAACAAAAAAGAGCCTATTACTACTGACATTTTAAAGTTAATTGTTTCTAGATACGGCTCCGAACATGATTTGTCTAATTTAAGAGTGTGTTTACTATGTCTTCTTGGATTTTCCGGTTTCTTACGCTACAGCGAGTTAGCTAAgataaaaagaaacaacattGTTTTTTATGATACTCATGTTGAGATTACTATTGATAAGAGTAAAACAGACATTTATAGAAGAGGAAACACGGTTATAATTGCTAGGACCGGGAATGAAACGTGTCCTGTTAAGTGgttaaaaatttatttgaaattagcTGGTTTAGAATCTGAttctgattattttatttttcggtCTTTGTCATTTTTGAAATCACAAGGTGTATACAAGCTAAGCAAAAACAATACATCCTTATCGTACACTAGAGCTCGTGAGATATTACTTAAGGCATTGGAAGACATTGGTTTGGATAAATCTAAATTCGGGTTGCATAGTCTGAGAAGTGGAGGTGCTACCTCAGCAGCTAATAACGGGGTTTCTGATAGATTATTGAAGGCCCACGGTAGATGGTCATCAGATCAGTCGAAAGATGGTTATATTAAGGACAATTTACATCGTCAGTTGGTAGTATCTTTGAATCTTGGCATCTAATTCTGAACTGTTTCATTTCCTTTGATtcgatgttactgcgagcaactaactctatttctgtgtttgttttgtttaaagcctattgaatttagagtagaaatactttaaattcggacgagcagggcgagggagaatttaaatatatttcatttcgtTTGAAATTGGGGTTTTCCCGTTAGGTATTTGTAGTTATTATATATAGATGGGAACTAGTGGAACTAGTTTTAGAACTAGTTCTGCAggagtatgtactatttataaagtCTGATGTTACGTGTACAAGGCACGAGAaaagttttggcggtttctaCGGGTggggtactatataaagtttggcatttaaatgtattagtatcgaaggtgctcgcagttaggTCGTATAGTACGAAGTTAGTCACATTAATGGCTGCtatgtttattacatgtatttatattatgttgtttGTATCGAAGAAACTTGTATTATAGagtgaaataaaatgtgtatcgCAAGAGAAGATAAtaatgttactgcgagcaactaactctatttctgtgtttgttttgtttaaagcctattgaatttagagtagaaatactttaaattcggacgagcagggcgagggagaatttaagtTATCATAAGTACAACACGTCATATAAAGTTAGATACaagagttttttttaagaaagtaaTCTACGTTCTGTTTAATCTCGCAGAACTTTATCCAATTGCCTATAATGCGATTAATTATAACTCAACCATTATCAAGCTTAAATGAATCCCCCCTAAAATCATTTCTTCGTAACATTTTTTCTTGAGAAAAACCGTCATGGAATGAAATTGTGTAATTTACGTTCTGTAATTTACGTTCCGGTTTTATATAGGAATCAGTCTCAGAGGGGGAATttaattctttagtttttaaGAGGGAAACCATGgatacaactaaaaaaaaatgcacaaagtTTCCTGCTTACATGATGATTTAATCACTGAAGTTTAagcaaaaatcaattattttgataaatCACTATTACACAGCACTCTGCACGATTCTTAGGTGGACAGGTACTTAATCATTCTCATTACAATCATTTGCTGCCTCTTCTATAGCTTTCTCTAGTTCTGTTACATTTGCTTCATATTGCTTAGCCTTCTTTTCTAATAGTCTTGAAACAGTCaagtacatttttttcatatgtttcatGTCCACATTGCAAATCTAAAAGTTCATTTCTCTATGGATAAAATAACATTAAGCGTTCTCTGTAGAAGTTTTCAGAGTCAGTCTTGTAATTGTATTTAACATATCTGATCACCTCGGGTGTTTTTCTTTGGTATATTCTAATACCATTCTTCAGGGTAATGttgattttattattgttttcttgaAAATATCTACATTTTCCTCTTCATTTTCACTTTCAGATTCATTTTCCTGCTGTTCTGTTTCATGATCTGATGACTCTGTTTTAGGATACTGTAATTCAAGCTGAGATACATAGTCCGCTAGACACCAGTTATCCAGTTGTTTTGGTCTTCGCGAGTATCTTTTAATATCATTGTCTGATTCTATTTCAGTAGAGTCTGGGCCTAGTTTTTCTAAGGCTGATGATTGTTTTAGGAGGAAAGTTCTTTTCTCTCGTGGAGATGTATTAATGAATACAACTTGTCTTGCAGCTTTTGTTCAAGGCATCTGTAGTGTTAAGTATGTTGCTTCTTGTGCACTTGTTTCAACAGAATTTGAAAAGTAATTACCAATGTGCCTTACCTGATGCTTCAAGTCTAAATGTCCCTGTCGTGCTTCTTTTGTTGCTTGGTCTAATAATGCACTCGTACCTTTTTGTGACTTGCTTATGTATGAAACAATATACACTGCACATGCAAATGCATCTATAACAAACTGTAAATCATGATTTGCTTGCCACGCTACCAACACAGTTTTTATGTAACCATTAACACGGACTTCAGATGGTTTACGTTTGAGAAAAAGATATGGCaaaattttgcagtcgtataaaaacaaaattgctgAACAGAGTCTATATCACTCACTTgtgaaaataaaacagttttgttCAAATAGGTATGTCAGTAGTATTCAATGCAAAAACTAGCGTTTAGCATGATTCATATTAGAAATCTTTTTGATAATTAGATAATTTTCTCTCAAGTGGATGCATCCATGAttctttttgggttttttttttctccactTCGTCTATAAAGGCAGATCTTGGTGTTGTGCCTGACTgctaaatttcattaaaatatcattttagtTCTTTTACTTCAGCATCTGTCCATCTTTTCCTGGTgaccttttttagctcacctgtcccgaagggacaagtgagcttatgccatcactttgcgtccgtcgtctgtcgtcgtaaactatttcaagaatcttctcctctgaaactactgggccaaatactttcaaactttaactgaatgttccttagggtatctaatttataaattgtatccgaagttttgatctatcaacaaacatggtcgccattgctaaaaatagaacatatgggtcaaatgcagtttttggcttataactcaaaaaccaaagcatttagagcaaatctgacatgaggtaatattgtttatcaggtcaagatctatctgccctgaaattttcagatgaatcagacaacccgttgttgggttgctgcccctgaattggtaattttaaggaaattttgctgtttttggttattatcttgaatattattatagatagagataaactgtaaacaggaatgatgttcagcaaagtaaggtttacaaataagtcaacatgacggaaatggtcagttgacccctttaggagttattgcccttatagtcaatttttaaccatttttcgtaaatcttagttatcttttacaaaaatcttctcctctgaaactactgggccaaatacttccaaactttaattgaatgtttcttagggtatctagtttgtaaattgtatccgaagttatgatctatcaacaaacatggtcgccattgctaaaaatagaacataggggtcaaatgcagtttttggcttataactcaaacaccaaagcatttagagcaaatctgacatggggtaatattgtttatcaggtcaagatctatctgccctgaaattgtcagatgaatccgacaacctgttgttgggttgctgcccctgaattggtaattttaaggaaattttgccgtttttggttattatcttgaatattattatagatagagataaactgtaaacaggaataatgttcagcaaagtaagatttacaaataagtcaacatgacggaaatggtcagttgacccctttaggagttattgccctttatagtcaatttttaaccatttttcgtaaatcttagt
Proteins encoded in this window:
- the LOC139506748 gene encoding integrase/recombinase xerD homolog, with protein sequence MKILRMETQWKQFEELANDSRFAKIVSALPSIVEASSSKSTVKKYKFYFGKFRIWCSDCQLEFSPANSTTVCLYIGSLIQQGVGVSVLESNFYSIKWYHDINFKYNPCSDKLLSNILEGGRRILSKPINKKEPITTDILKLIVSRYGSEHDLSNLRVCLLCLLGFSGFLRYSELAKIKRNNIVFYDTHVEITIDKSKTDIYRRGNTVIIARTGNETCPVKWLKIYLKLAGLESDSDYFIFRSLSFLKSQGVYKLSKNNTSLSYTRAREILLKALEDIGLDKSKFGLHSLRSGGATSAANNGVSDRLLKAHGRWSSDQSKDGYIKDNLHRQLVVSLNLGI